A single Carnobacterium inhibens subsp. inhibens DSM 13024 DNA region contains:
- the helD gene encoding RNA polymerase recycling motor HelD — MVYILPDSIFFKNRIHPYIAIDLFGWYTANCVKIQLKEIPFIFSTFKKEISQLKDSLSTEQQRVHAVVKKIQAELEELKETVAQDSAEQKRRLKESGEIKINQGSSESMWESAGELRAVEQDLLIRSKTLAKNQNRVIALEKMVDDPYFGRIDYEDEYGQETIYIGISSVFDEYDNLVVDWRSPIASLYYEGNVGDTIPLTIREQRLSLSIELKRQFLIRQAKIIQMLDTDNVMGDPYLLEVLEDRSSYQMGAVVSTLQKEQNQIVRDTSAKVTLIEGVAGSGKTVVLMQKIAYLLYTFRDQLKASEIILFSPNKIFQTYISQVLPELGELNVTSHTFPEFMKSRVPKFNLITNQDEKLSDITLLKGSLQFSAALKRYTNRLKTNYIRFSSLSFQGEIIISKEEIKELFYSIESKGTLASKLGLLQRILTQKVEQLKGSQRTAKWVEDVLLSMSDAELRQHESDAKDEQKAEETLIDSILETAYAPVIKRIKRLAFIRYQHQYIHFLKAIPKLISLEDFSITEEIWTEHIQQVLTNMAHKKLALEDMDAFYSLFQLMNGPISTTKFKYICLDEVQDFSPFQLQMLKDFYPTAHFVMSGDLNQNILMKRVSFNDLETIFSESSFQRYQLLTSYRSTNEIIRFSNHFLGEKPAVETTFREGKKPEVIVANESIPYMDYVQKKVAGSKKASTRVAFITKNYAEAERFYQELTNAGIESNLVLKDTDNSHYPVIVIPVQLAKGLEFDVVFALFHYSTHSSSNDLSTAYTICSRAMHELYFLASSIEDPFVQRVEPTDYHLVELN, encoded by the coding sequence ATGGTGTATATTCTTCCAGATTCTATTTTCTTTAAAAATAGAATCCATCCCTATATAGCAATCGACTTGTTTGGGTGGTATACTGCTAATTGCGTTAAAATTCAGTTGAAAGAAATTCCTTTTATTTTTTCAACATTCAAAAAGGAGATTAGCCAATTGAAAGACAGCCTATCTACAGAACAACAACGTGTCCATGCCGTTGTTAAAAAAATCCAAGCAGAATTAGAAGAACTCAAAGAAACAGTTGCACAAGACAGTGCTGAACAAAAAAGACGGTTAAAAGAATCCGGTGAGATTAAAATCAATCAAGGTTCAAGTGAAAGTATGTGGGAATCAGCCGGGGAATTACGTGCAGTGGAACAAGATTTATTGATCCGCAGCAAAACATTAGCAAAAAATCAAAACCGTGTTATTGCTTTAGAAAAAATGGTAGATGATCCTTATTTTGGTCGTATTGATTATGAAGATGAATACGGTCAAGAAACAATTTACATTGGTATAAGCTCTGTATTTGATGAATATGATAATTTAGTCGTTGATTGGCGATCACCTATCGCTTCACTTTATTACGAAGGAAATGTAGGGGATACGATCCCTTTGACTATTAGAGAGCAACGGCTATCTCTTTCAATCGAGTTGAAACGACAATTTTTGATCCGTCAAGCTAAAATCATTCAAATGTTAGATACAGATAATGTTATGGGTGACCCTTATTTATTGGAAGTTTTAGAAGACCGCTCTTCTTACCAAATGGGAGCTGTCGTTTCAACGTTGCAAAAAGAGCAAAATCAAATTGTACGAGATACTTCTGCTAAAGTGACCTTAATCGAAGGCGTAGCAGGATCTGGAAAAACAGTTGTTTTGATGCAAAAAATTGCTTATCTGCTTTATACGTTCAGAGACCAATTAAAAGCTTCTGAAATTATTTTATTTTCACCAAATAAAATTTTCCAAACGTATATTTCTCAAGTATTACCTGAATTAGGTGAACTAAACGTGACGAGCCATACTTTCCCAGAATTTATGAAATCGCGAGTGCCAAAATTCAATCTCATTACGAACCAAGACGAAAAGTTGTCGGACATCACATTATTGAAAGGCAGTTTACAATTTTCAGCTGCTTTGAAACGCTATACCAATCGATTAAAAACGAATTATATACGTTTTTCTTCGCTCTCTTTTCAAGGTGAGATCATCATCTCTAAAGAAGAGATCAAAGAATTATTTTACAGTATCGAAAGCAAAGGGACTTTAGCCAGCAAATTAGGCTTGCTCCAAAGAATACTGACTCAAAAAGTAGAACAGTTAAAAGGGTCTCAACGAACGGCTAAATGGGTAGAAGATGTACTGCTTTCAATGTCAGACGCTGAATTACGTCAACATGAAAGTGATGCGAAAGATGAACAAAAAGCTGAAGAAACGTTGATCGATTCGATTTTAGAGACTGCTTATGCTCCAGTGATTAAGAGAATAAAAAGATTGGCTTTTATTCGTTACCAACATCAATATATTCATTTCTTAAAAGCTATTCCAAAATTGATTTCACTAGAAGACTTTTCGATCACTGAAGAGATCTGGACTGAACACATCCAACAAGTCCTGACAAATATGGCACACAAAAAATTAGCTTTGGAAGATATGGATGCCTTTTACAGCTTATTCCAATTAATGAATGGCCCAATCAGTACAACTAAATTCAAATACATTTGTCTTGATGAGGTACAAGATTTCTCTCCATTCCAATTGCAAATGCTAAAAGACTTCTATCCAACAGCCCATTTTGTGATGAGTGGCGATTTAAATCAAAATATTTTGATGAAAAGAGTCTCTTTTAATGATTTAGAGACCATTTTTAGTGAAAGTTCTTTCCAACGCTACCAGTTGTTGACCAGTTACCGTTCTACAAATGAAATTATTCGATTCTCAAATCATTTCTTAGGAGAAAAACCGGCTGTAGAAACGACTTTTCGTGAAGGAAAAAAACCAGAAGTGATTGTAGCCAATGAGTCCATTCCTTATATGGATTATGTACAGAAAAAAGTTGCTGGAAGTAAAAAAGCTAGTACTCGTGTAGCTTTTATTACTAAAAATTATGCAGAAGCGGAACGTTTTTATCAAGAACTGACCAATGCTGGTATTGAAAGCAACTTAGTCTTAAAAGATACAGATAATAGCCATTATCCCGTTATTGTCATTCCTGTACAGTTAGCTAAAGGTTTGGAATTTGATGTTGTTTTTGCTCTTTTCCACTATTCGACTCACTCTTCTTCTAACGATCTATCTACTGCTTATACCATTTGTAGTAGAGCAATGCATGAGCTGTATTTCTTGGCATCTAGCATTGAAGATCCTTTTGTACAAAGAGTCGAACCAACTGATTACCACTTAGTAGAATTAAATTAA
- a CDS encoding pyridoxamine 5'-phosphate oxidase family protein, whose protein sequence is MADEREKALKIIEKNNIGTLSTISGNKPVSRYMTFFNEGFILYTLTDKRTDKVEDLEENPNAFILLGYDTGLLNNKYVEIAGQVTITEDQSLIEHLWSPYMNLIFDGKDDPNIVILKIQPDTVTLRGTKDTEVISVDLN, encoded by the coding sequence ATGGCTGATGAACGCGAAAAAGCTTTAAAAATTATTGAAAAGAATAATATAGGAACTCTGTCGACTATCTCAGGTAATAAACCCGTATCTCGTTACATGACTTTTTTTAATGAAGGTTTTATTCTTTACACGTTAACCGATAAACGAACAGACAAAGTAGAAGATTTAGAAGAAAACCCTAATGCGTTTATTTTATTAGGATACGATACAGGACTGCTGAATAATAAATACGTTGAAATTGCGGGACAAGTTACGATTACGGAGGATCAATCGCTGATCGAGCATTTGTGGAGCCCATACATGAATCTTATTTTTGATGGAAAAGATGATCCTAATATTGTTATTTTAAAAATTCAACCTGATACAGTAACGCTTCGAGGTACAAAAGATACTGAAGTTATCTCGGTTGATTTAAACTAA
- a CDS encoding PPK2 family polyphosphate kinase, producing MDLANYRITPNQTPIKLSDYPTTDNKHFNEEELKEKLIPESIKKLQELHLKLHAEEQKGIMVVLQAIDAGGKDEAISFIFSNLTAQGLKTTSVKKPSETEVKHDYLWRIHEGKPARGEISILNRSYYEEVIAPRIHDVLDQDPLPDHLIDDDIWVTRFRQLNDFERYMTENGFPVIKFFFHVSKDVQKERLLERMKDPKKNWEFSFSDIEERKHWDTYQEVFEDMLTHTSTEYAPWYILPADDDWYARYIISEAMIDVLENLDPQFPEISGEDQKELDESIEMLEKE from the coding sequence ATGGATCTAGCGAACTACCGTATCACTCCAAACCAGACACCAATAAAATTATCTGATTACCCTACTACTGACAACAAACACTTTAACGAAGAAGAGCTGAAAGAAAAATTGATTCCTGAGAGCATAAAAAAATTACAAGAGTTGCATTTAAAACTTCATGCGGAAGAACAAAAAGGCATTATGGTCGTTCTGCAAGCGATCGATGCCGGTGGGAAAGATGAAGCCATCAGTTTTATTTTTTCGAACTTAACAGCTCAAGGTTTAAAAACGACTTCTGTAAAAAAGCCTTCTGAAACTGAGGTAAAACACGATTACCTTTGGAGGATTCACGAAGGAAAACCTGCCAGAGGAGAAATCAGTATTTTAAATCGATCTTATTATGAAGAAGTGATCGCCCCGCGTATTCATGATGTATTGGATCAGGATCCTCTTCCAGACCATTTGATTGATGACGATATTTGGGTAACTCGTTTTCGTCAATTAAATGATTTTGAACGTTACATGACAGAAAATGGATTTCCGGTCATTAAGTTTTTCTTTCATGTTTCGAAAGATGTCCAAAAAGAACGATTACTTGAACGAATGAAAGATCCCAAGAAAAATTGGGAGTTTTCTTTTAGTGACATTGAAGAACGAAAACATTGGGACACGTACCAAGAAGTTTTCGAAGATATGCTGACGCATACTTCGACAGAATATGCGCCTTGGTATATCCTTCCCGCTGATGACGATTGGTATGCACGCTACATTATTTCTGAAGCTATGATAGATGTGTTGGAAAACCTTGATCCACAATTTCCGGAAATTTCTGGCGAAGACCAAAAAGAACTTGATGAAAGTATCGAAATGCTTGAAAAAGAATAG
- a CDS encoding NAD(P)-dependent oxidoreductase, whose translation MKVAVIAASGRAGSLIAKEAKDRGHQVTAIVRNAEKVKDKDLRVVEKDLFTLTAKDIKNYDVVINAFGTGMEQEQAVKHVQFGKILIEALKEASDTRLIVVGGAGSLFVNEDRTIRVMDTPDLPTFFQPTAINQAKNLEDLEETDEITWTFVSPALDFDATGKRTGSYQVGTDQVIVNSKNQSYISYADFAIAIVDEIEQATHKNERFTVISESE comes from the coding sequence GTGAAAGTTGCCGTTATTGCAGCAAGTGGAAGAGCAGGAAGTTTAATTGCAAAAGAAGCAAAAGATAGAGGGCACCAAGTTACGGCAATCGTAAGAAATGCGGAAAAAGTAAAAGATAAAGATTTAAGAGTAGTCGAAAAAGATTTGTTTACATTAACTGCAAAGGATATAAAGAATTATGACGTAGTAATTAATGCATTTGGTACGGGTATGGAACAAGAACAAGCGGTTAAGCATGTTCAATTTGGTAAAATTTTAATTGAAGCACTAAAAGAAGCCTCTGATACAAGATTGATCGTTGTAGGTGGAGCAGGCAGCTTGTTTGTAAATGAAGATCGAACTATTCGAGTAATGGATACACCAGATCTGCCCACTTTTTTTCAACCGACAGCTATTAATCAAGCTAAAAACTTAGAAGATTTAGAAGAAACTGATGAGATAACATGGACATTTGTCAGTCCCGCTTTAGACTTTGATGCAACAGGAAAACGTACGGGTTCCTATCAAGTTGGAACCGATCAAGTTATAGTAAATTCAAAAAATCAAAGTTACATCAGTTATGCAGACTTTGCGATTGCTATTGTAGATGAAATTGAACAAGCAACACATAAAAATGAACGTTTTACCGTTATTTCCGAGTCTGAATAA
- the spxA gene encoding transcriptional regulator SpxA has product MITLYTTPSSASCRKAKSWLEENNLPFIEKNIFNESLTISELKAILRLTENGTEDIISYRSQAFQNLNVPLDELSLSEVLELIQEEPSLIRRPILIDEKRLQIGFNDDDIRRFLPREVRRIDLLEMQKQLSHIS; this is encoded by the coding sequence ATGATTACATTGTATACAACACCTAGCTCAGCTTCATGTCGTAAAGCAAAATCATGGTTAGAGGAAAATAACCTACCTTTTATTGAAAAAAATATTTTCAACGAAAGCTTAACTATTTCAGAACTGAAAGCAATTTTACGTTTGACAGAAAATGGAACAGAAGATATTATCTCATACCGTTCACAAGCCTTTCAAAATTTAAACGTACCATTAGATGAGCTTTCTTTGTCTGAAGTATTGGAATTGATCCAAGAAGAACCAAGTTTGATTCGCCGCCCTATTCTAATTGATGAAAAAAGATTGCAAATTGGGTTCAATGACGATGATATCCGTCGTTTCTTACCAAGAGAAGTTCGTCGCATTGATTTGTTAGAAATGCAAAAACAACTTTCTCATATTTCTTAG
- a CDS encoding manganese catalase family protein gives MFIHKKELQYHAKPDKSDPLMARKMQEILGGQYGEISVAMQYMFQGWNTRGNGKYKDLILDTGAEEIGHVEMIATMIAQLLDDAPVDAQENAFESDPAIAAVMGGMDLQHAIVTGLGPTAKDSNGVPWSGSYITASGNLLADFRSNINAESQGRLQVARLYHMTNDAGVRDMLGFLLARDTMHQNQWIKAARELEAVEGIIVPSGVSEWEIQDINHILYNFSEGEDSKLFATGEAPDGGKFIYKDVPEVMGEKPVLKPAPPSLHNTVDMDAKK, from the coding sequence ATGTTTATTCATAAAAAAGAATTACAATATCATGCAAAACCTGACAAGTCCGATCCACTTATGGCTCGAAAAATGCAAGAGATCCTAGGAGGACAGTATGGTGAAATTTCAGTAGCTATGCAATATATGTTCCAAGGATGGAATACGCGTGGAAATGGAAAATACAAAGACCTTATTTTAGATACCGGTGCGGAAGAAATTGGACACGTTGAAATGATTGCTACAATGATCGCTCAATTACTTGATGATGCCCCAGTAGATGCACAAGAAAATGCATTTGAAAGCGATCCAGCTATTGCAGCGGTTATGGGAGGCATGGATTTACAACATGCGATCGTAACGGGCCTTGGACCCACTGCAAAAGATTCAAACGGTGTTCCTTGGAGTGGTTCTTATATTACTGCAAGTGGAAACTTGCTGGCTGATTTCCGTTCAAATATTAATGCAGAATCTCAAGGACGTCTTCAAGTAGCTAGACTGTATCATATGACAAATGATGCTGGTGTAAGAGATATGCTAGGATTTCTATTAGCTCGTGATACAATGCATCAAAACCAATGGATCAAAGCTGCTAGAGAGCTTGAAGCAGTAGAAGGAATCATTGTTCCTTCAGGCGTTTCAGAATGGGAAATCCAAGATATTAACCATATCTTATACAACTTTTCTGAAGGTGAAGACAGCAAACTATTCGCAACAGGAGAAGCTCCAGATGGCGGGAAATTTATCTATAAAGATGTGCCAGAAGTGATGGGAGAAAAACCAGTTTTAAAACCAGCTCCACCTAGCTTACACAATACAGTTGATATGGATGCTAAAAAATAA
- a CDS encoding DUF6320 domain-containing protein: MSHCQHCNVSVKGDWLNCPLCHQPLERISKGKDPNPYPDIPLRFNKEQVLRILMSISIVTISLTLLIELFWLHSMKGLNIILFGIVSMWLVILIIIRKRRSIAKSIVYLIVSLSLLSIYWDYVEGWAAWSTTYAVPIICSFSLVAMYVAVRLVKVEVGDYILYLLSAALIGLIPLVFLFFDMVLNPFPAWLSIGLSTFMLIITIIFYRREVLNELEKRMMI; this comes from the coding sequence ATGAGTCATTGCCAGCATTGTAATGTATCGGTTAAAGGCGATTGGTTAAATTGCCCTCTTTGTCACCAGCCATTGGAACGAATTTCAAAAGGGAAGGATCCTAATCCTTATCCAGATATTCCTTTACGCTTTAATAAGGAACAAGTTTTACGGATTTTAATGAGCATTTCTATTGTGACTATCAGTCTAACGTTGTTGATTGAATTATTCTGGTTGCACTCAATGAAAGGTCTTAACATCATTTTATTCGGTATTGTGAGTATGTGGTTAGTAATCTTGATCATCATTCGCAAACGCCGAAGTATTGCTAAAAGCATTGTTTATCTAATTGTTTCATTGTCATTATTAAGTATCTATTGGGATTACGTAGAGGGTTGGGCAGCTTGGTCAACTACTTATGCAGTACCAATTATTTGTAGTTTTTCCCTCGTTGCTATGTATGTCGCTGTTCGCTTAGTAAAAGTAGAAGTCGGAGATTATATTTTGTACTTGCTGAGTGCTGCATTGATAGGATTGATCCCGCTTGTCTTCCTTTTTTTCGACATGGTGTTGAATCCATTCCCAGCGTGGCTGTCGATTGGATTGAGTACGTTTATGCTGATTATTACTATTATTTTTTATAGAAGAGAAGTTTTGAATGAATTAGAAAAAAGAATGATGATTTAA
- a CDS encoding alpha/beta hydrolase: MNPFVRFILKLISSPKINMQEDYVWIRKVQQFFSKKPRNGYRIMDKKIYSQDRSHDIPVRIFFPKEPLNEDALVFFHGGGWVIGDIDTYTSACKNMADLTGRMVYSVDYRLAPEFPFPSGLEDCYRVAETLMTHLELSGLRNASQITLIGDSAGGNLAAAVSLLLRDRGKAVPTKQILLYPVTYWDHTKNSPFKSIRTNGYKYGLTAKKIQEYMEMYEPNKANRKNSYIAPLLTKDLTNQPKTLVITAEFDPLRDEGEMYGIALREAGNDVVIQRIGGAVHGFITYPKFATPVTAAYQAINDFLNET, encoded by the coding sequence ATGAATCCATTCGTTAGATTTATCTTAAAATTAATATCTTCACCAAAAATCAATATGCAAGAAGATTATGTTTGGATACGAAAAGTACAACAATTTTTTTCAAAGAAACCAAGAAACGGATACCGCATCATGGATAAGAAAATTTATTCGCAAGATCGATCGCATGATATTCCAGTACGTATCTTCTTTCCAAAAGAGCCATTAAATGAAGATGCATTAGTGTTTTTTCATGGTGGCGGTTGGGTAATAGGTGATATTGATACCTATACGAGTGCCTGTAAGAACATGGCTGATTTAACTGGAAGAATGGTCTATTCCGTTGATTATCGTTTAGCTCCTGAGTTTCCCTTCCCATCCGGGTTGGAAGATTGCTATCGAGTTGCAGAAACTTTAATGACACATTTGGAGCTAAGTGGATTAAGGAATGCTTCACAAATCACCTTGATTGGGGATTCAGCCGGCGGAAATTTAGCGGCAGCCGTTTCTTTATTATTGAGAGATAGAGGAAAAGCCGTGCCAACCAAACAAATTTTACTTTATCCGGTTACTTATTGGGATCATACGAAAAATTCTCCATTTAAATCGATTCGTACAAATGGCTATAAATATGGGCTGACAGCTAAAAAAATCCAAGAATACATGGAAATGTATGAACCAAATAAGGCTAATCGTAAAAATTCTTATATAGCACCACTGCTGACAAAAGATTTAACCAATCAACCTAAAACATTGGTTATTACAGCAGAATTTGATCCATTGCGTGATGAAGGTGAAATGTATGGAATTGCTCTAAGAGAAGCAGGGAACGATGTCGTAATTCAACGTATTGGAGGAGCGGTACATGGGTTCATTACGTATCCTAAATTTGCAACTCCAGTGACAGCAGCTTATCAAGCTATAAATGATTTTTTAAATGAAACTTAA
- a CDS encoding DUF2512 family protein, translating to MKHVKALVIKAIMIWAILWIVLTGIYDVSFMDSTIVGVIIVVMIYILGDLVILRKIGNVAATIADSGAAAIILWIYLTSMDYTNDLWMMVLIPAVLIGGGEWFFHKWLLKSDVVPDERKMK from the coding sequence ATGAAACATGTAAAAGCTTTAGTAATAAAAGCCATTATGATTTGGGCTATTTTATGGATCGTATTGACAGGAATATATGATGTAAGTTTCATGGATTCTACTATTGTTGGAGTTATCATTGTAGTCATGATCTATATTTTAGGTGACTTGGTTATTTTGAGAAAAATAGGTAATGTCGCTGCTACGATTGCCGACTCAGGAGCAGCTGCAATTATTTTATGGATTTACCTTACTTCTATGGATTATACAAATGATTTATGGATGATGGTATTGATTCCAGCCGTTTTAATTGGTGGAGGAGAATGGTTCTTCCATAAATGGTTATTAAAAAGTGATGTTGTACCAGATGAAAGAAAAATGAAATAA
- a CDS encoding GNAT family N-acetyltransferase: protein MLVKYRNSQNKVALGLLSLMPKGHELKHLQQTMLRYQQNKNWEMYFWQEEGKYIGIIGIEVQKQEFVIQHLAVLPSFRGEGVGKAIVNEIQKMYSGLKMMTTEETEAFVTSIY, encoded by the coding sequence GTGTTAGTTAAGTATAGAAATAGCCAGAATAAAGTGGCTTTAGGTTTGCTATCACTCATGCCAAAAGGACATGAATTAAAGCACCTCCAACAAACAATGCTACGGTACCAGCAGAATAAAAATTGGGAAATGTATTTTTGGCAAGAAGAAGGAAAATATATTGGCATTATTGGTATTGAAGTACAAAAACAAGAATTTGTTATTCAACATTTAGCAGTCTTGCCTTCCTTCAGAGGAGAAGGAGTAGGAAAAGCAATAGTAAATGAAATTCAAAAAATGTACAGCGGCCTTAAAATGATGACAACTGAAGAAACCGAAGCTTTTGTTACATCGATTTATTGA